In Ferribacterium limneticum, a genomic segment contains:
- the ttcA gene encoding tRNA 2-thiocytidine(32) synthetase TtcA: MTQSNNLQKLRKYLEGRTGKAIIDYNMIEDGDTVLVCVSGGKDSYTLLAMLMALQKRAPVKFRLVAMNLDQKQPGFPADILPRYFESIGIEHRIVEADTYSVVKEKIPEGKTTCSLCSRLRRGVIYRTAKELGANKIALGHHRDDMVHTLFLNMLFGGKLKAMPPKLVTDDKAHVVIRPLAYCAESDIAKFARGMEFPIIPCNLCGSQDNLQRQKIREMMQDWDKRYPGRTESVFTAMQNVVPSHLADGDLFDFRGLTLDTPVAEGDIAFDLPEMPISGTIPISLSA, translated from the coding sequence ATGACCCAATCGAACAACCTGCAAAAGCTGCGCAAATATCTGGAAGGCCGTACCGGCAAAGCGATCATCGACTACAACATGATCGAGGATGGCGATACGGTGCTCGTCTGTGTTTCCGGGGGCAAGGATTCCTACACGCTGCTCGCCATGCTGATGGCGCTGCAAAAGCGCGCGCCGGTCAAATTCCGCCTGGTCGCCATGAATCTCGATCAGAAGCAGCCCGGCTTTCCCGCTGACATCCTGCCCCGCTATTTCGAATCGATCGGTATCGAGCATCGGATTGTTGAAGCCGACACCTATTCAGTCGTCAAGGAAAAGATTCCCGAAGGAAAAACCACCTGCTCGCTCTGTTCGCGACTCCGCCGTGGCGTCATCTACCGAACCGCCAAGGAACTGGGCGCCAACAAGATTGCCCTCGGCCATCATCGCGATGACATGGTCCATACGCTCTTTCTCAACATGCTCTTCGGCGGCAAGCTCAAGGCCATGCCGCCGAAACTCGTCACCGACGACAAGGCGCATGTCGTCATCCGGCCCCTGGCCTATTGCGCCGAGTCCGATATCGCCAAATTCGCCCGCGGCATGGAATTTCCGATCATCCCCTGTAACCTGTGCGGCTCGCAGGACAACCTGCAGCGCCAGAAGATCCGGGAAATGATGCAGGATTGGGACAAGCGCTATCCAGGTCGTACCGAATCCGTATTTACCGCCATGCAAAATGTCGTTCCCTCCCACCTGGCTGATGGCGACCTATTTGATTTTCGCGGACTGACGCTGGACACCCCGGTCGCGGAGGGCGATATTGCATTTGACCTCCCGGAAATGCCGATCAGCGGGACCATCCCGATAAGCCTTTCGGCATAA